In Pseudoxanthobacter soli DSM 19599, the sequence CGCGCCGAAGCCTGCGGTGGCACCGGTGATGAGAACTGTTCCGGCCATGAGCTGCTACTCCATCCGTTCGAGCCTGTCCGAACCGCACGCGAAGGGAACGCGATGATCGGTTCGTGCGCGCTCAAACTATTGAAGTGAGCGCCCATTGAACAGGTTGTCGGTGGATGTCGAGCGCCCATGCGCGCGGGAACGCACGCCTGCCGCTCCCGAGCCGGAAAGCAGCGGCTCAGTTGGCGCGATGCAGGTCGAGGCCGAAGGTGTAGCTGACCGACATGCCGACGACGACCTGGTTCGGCGACCCGATGTTCTTCACGATCGGGCTGTCGGCGGCGGACCCGACCAGCCGGTCGTAGCGGACATAACCGGCCGTCGACCAGTTGTCGTCGAACTCGTAGTTCACCGCGGCGAGCGCGCCGACCGAGGTGATGCCGCCGCTCGGGTCGTAGGCGGTCAGCTTCGGGTTGACGAAAGCCGCCCTCTCGTTGACGCCGAAATAGGTGTCCGTGGTGGTGTCGTCACCGAGGACGAGGCGCGGGCCGAGGGAGAACGTGAACTTGTTCCACGGCTGCACATAATCGGCCTCGATGTTGCTCGACCAGCCGTAGTTGCCCTTCACCCCGTGCAGCACGTCGAACCGGGTGCGGATCATCGGCATCGGCCAGTATTCGACGAAGCCACCGACATTGAGGCCCCAGGGAATGCTGGCGGTGCCCTGAAGGTCGTCCTCGCTGTTGTAGCGGCCGGCCATGTAGCGGCCGACGACGCCGACCTTGAGGCCGGGATTGCCGAAGAGAGCGAAGCTGAAACCGTCGTCGGGCGCCTCGAACTCGGCCGGCTGGTCGGCCTGGCGGAGAGCGATCGACGGGAAGCCGGTCCAGTCCTTGCTCTTCGCGCCCCAGTAGGACGAGCCCCAGGCCCCGTTCCCGGTGATGGTGACGACCCAGTCCTTGGCCTTGTCCACCGCCACGACTTCCTGGGCCGGGGCTGCCGTCGGCAGCAGGGCCGCCGCACACGCGGCAAACGACAGGGAGCGGACGGCGCAGGGCTTCAAGGGCATCTCGATTTTCCTCCACCCGACGGAATCGAGCTCTTCCGGCGGGGACAGCAACGCTCTTCGAACGGGCACTTTAGCCGGCAAGAGTGAACAAGATGCAATCCCTGTCGCCATATCCGGCCGAGCGTCCATCGCGAACCATCGGACAATCCGCCGCCACCCGGCAGGATGGATTGCCCGATGCCAATGAAGCCGTTGGATGTTAAGGCTTGAATACGCTGCATGATGCGCAGGGGTTGGGGAACCGGCGCAGCGACCGGACGCCCCTTGATACGCTCGCAAGGAACGATCCGATGCCGACTTCATTTCCGCCTTCCGGCGACCGCAACCAGGGCAGCGGAGCCGGAGGCCCGAGAATGCCGCTGGGCGGTCCGTCGCTGTTCGGCGACCAGAACGCCTTCCGCAGAAAGCTTGAGGCGTTGCGCGCAAAATGGGGCTGGTTCGTCGCCGCCGGCGCGCTGATGGTGCTGTTCGGCGTCATCGCCCTCGGCAACCTGCTCGCCGCCACCGTCGCGGTGGTGTTCATGACCGGCATCATGCTGCTGATCGGCGGCGCGGTGCAGATCGCCCAGTCCTTCGGCGCGCGCGGCTGGGGCAAGGTGCTCTACTGGTTCGCGAGCGGCCTGATCTATGCCATCGCCGGCATCATCGCCCTCGCCCGCCCGATGGTCGCGGCCGACGTGTTCACGCTGATGTTCGGCATCACCGTCATCATCGTCGGCGGCTTCCGCATCATCGCGGCGCTCGACGCCAAGGGCGCGGCCGGCTGGCTGTGGGTGCTCGCCGGCGGCATCGTCACCACGCTGTTCGGCCTGCTCATCACCGCGCAGTGGCCGCAGAACACCGACTGGCTGATCGGCCTCGTGCTCGCCGTCGACCTTCTGTCGCAGGGCTTCACGTGGATCTTCTTCGGCCTCGCCATCCGCAAGCGCTGACGACACACGCGTCCGGCCGCCGCGGGCGGTGGCTCAGGCCGGATAGATCCACTGCTCCGGCACATGCACGGAGACCGCCTGGCCGGGGAACACGGGCCCCGGCCGCTCCACCCAGCCGATGACACCCCGAAGGCGCTTCGCGGCCTTCGGGAAACCGAGTTCCAGATCCGGCCGGTCCGGCACCTCGGCCGCGATGGCACGCCCCGCAATCTTGCAGGGGGCATTCTGCCCGGCGAGCGCCACCACAGCCCCATCCTCGAAGAACAGCCGCGTTCCCTTCGGCAGGAACGAGAACCGGGCGATGCCTTCGACGACGAGATTGGCGCCGATCCATTCCGGCCGGACTTCGGGGACATCGAGGCGCGTTGCGATCTCGGCGAGATCCTCAAGGGACAGAATCGAAAGCTGCCGGTCGTTGGCGATCTCGGTGCCGCGCGGAAACCACGGCTCGCGCCCGCCGGAGTGGCGGGTGAACCCGTGATGCCGGTCGCCCGCGATGCCGCCGTGAATGAGATCGAGCCGTTCGGCCGCCACGGTGCGGAAATCGCCGGGTTCCGCGGTCGCGAACGTGGCGACGAGCCGCGCGCGAAGCCGCCGGCCCGGAACGACGACGATATCCGGCTCCGGCGCGGTGCCCGCTTCGATCGGCAGCATGGGTTGATCGGACATCACGGTCTCCGACATCGGGTGTGACAAAGGGGACGCCGGACTTTCCGTCCTAGAGCATATCCCGTTCAGATCGGATCGATCTGAACGATAAAGATATGCTCAAGCTTTTGACTCTGGAGCGATTTCTTCTCGATCTGATGATTCCATCAGATCGGAAAGCGCTCTCGCCGAACCGGGCCGCGCTGAACGGAGCGTGGCGCGTGATCCGACGTGCGTTCACGTCGAGCTTACGACGCCTTGCATCGACGGGCGGCGCTTCAGGCCCGGCGGGCCACGATGAACAGCCGCGGGAACCGCAACAGCCGCTTTCCATCCACCCGCGCGGGATAGGCGCGCTCGATACGCGCGCGGTAGGCCTCGAGGAAGCCCGCGCGCAGGTCGTCGTCGAGCGGGTCGACGAACGGCTTCAGGCCGGTTGCCTTGACCCATTCGACGATGGCCGCCGCGTCGTCCATCACGTGATTGTAGGCCGTGTGCCAGATGTCGATGTCGGCCGCGTGCGGGCGGAGCAGATCGTAGTAGAAGCCGGGTTCCGGCAGCGGGCGGCGCTGGCTGACGGAGGCGAGCACCGAGGCCCACGGCCCGTCTTCGGCGGTCTGCTTCATCAGCACGTGGCTCGGTTCTGCAATGTTGTCCGGCATCTGCACGGCGATCGCCGCCCCGGACGGCAGCGCCTCGAAAAGGCGCGCCATCACGGCGGGATGGTCCGGGAGCCATTGAAACACCGCGTTGGCGAACAGGACGTCCGTCTGCGGGCCGGGCTGCCATTCGCTGGCGCTGGCCTGAAAGAAATCGTGGCCCGGTAATCGCTTGCGGGCAGCTTCCAACATGGCAGGCGAGATATCGAACCCGGTGACGCGGGCGGCGGGATAGCGGGCGACCAGCAGCTCCGTCGAGTTGCCCGGCCCGCACCCGATGTCGACGACCTCGCGCGGCGCCTCGACGGGCACGCGCGCGAGAAGCTCGGCGGACGGCCGCGTGCGCTCGTCCTCGAACTTCAGATATTGACCCGCCGACCAGTCCTTCATGGCTACCTCCCGGCGCTCCGGCGTGGCCTCACCCGGCAGGAACGCACCGCCCGGGCGCGGAAGCGCACCGGGCGGCGGCGTCATGCCGCGATCAGCGCGTCAGGCGCTTGTACTTGATGCGCCGGGGGATGATGGCATCCGGCCCGAGGCGACGCTTCTTGTCTTCCTCATAGTCCTGGAAGTTGCCCTCGAACCATTCGACGTGGCTGTCGCCCTCGAACGAGAGGATGTGCGTCGCGAGACGGTCGAGGAACATGCGGTCATGGCTGATGACCACGGCGCAGCCGGCGAAATCTTCCAGCGCATCTTCCAGGGCCGCCAGGGTCTCGGTGTCGAGATCGTTGGTCGGTTCGTCGAGCAGCAGCACGTTGGCGCCGGACTTCAGCATCTTGGCGAGGTGCACGCGATTGCGCTGGCCGCCCGAAAGCGCCCCCACCTTCTGCTGCTGGTCGCTGCCCTTGAAGTTGAACGCCCCGACATAGGCGCGCGAATTGATCTCGCGCTTGCCGAGCTGGATGACCTCGGCGCCGCCGGAGATCTCCTCCCACACGTTCTTGTTGGGATTGAGCGTGTCGCGCGACTGGTCGACATAGCCGAGATGGACCGTCTCGCCGAGGCGGATCGATCCCGAATCCGGCTTCTCCTGGCCCGTGATCATGCGGAACAGCGTCGACTTGCCGGCGCCGTTCGGGCCGATCACGCCGACGATGCCGCCGGGCGGCAGCTTGAAGGACAGGTTCTCGATCAGCAGGCGGTCGCCATAGGCCTTGTTCAGGCCATCGACCTCCAGCACCGTGTCGCCGAGGCGCTCGCCGGGCGGGATGACGATCTGCGCCTGTCCCGGCACGCGGGCCTCGTTGCGCGCGACCAGTTCGTCATAGGCCTGGATACGGGCCTTCGACTTGGTCTGGCGCGCCTTCGGGCTCTGCTGCATCCACTCGCGTTCGCGGTTGATGGCACGCTGGCGGGAGGCCTCCTCGCGGCCCTCCTGCTCCATCCGCTTGGCCTTCTTCTCCAGATAGACCGAGTAGTTGCCCTCGTAGGGGATGCCGCGGCCGCGGTCGATTTCGAGAATCCACCCCGTGACGTTGTCGAGGAAGTAGCGATCGTGGGTGATGATCAGGATCGCGCCGGGATATTCGCGCAGGTGGTTTTCCAGCCAGTGCACGCTTTCGGCGTCGAGATGGTTGGTCGGTTCGTCGAGCAGCAGCAGGTCCGGCTGTTCGAGCAGCAGCTTGCACAGCGCCACGCGGCGGCGCTCGCCGCCCGAGAGCGGGCCGACCTCCGCCTCGCCCGGCGGGCAGCGCAGCGCATCCATGGCCTGATCGACCTGGGAATCGAGATCCCACAGGTTCTGACTGTCGATCTCGTCCTGGAGGCGCGCCATCTCGTCGGCGGTTTCCTCCGAGTAGTTCATCGCGAGTTCGTTGTAGCGCTCGAGGATCGCGGTCTTGGCGGCCACGCCGAGCATGACGTTCTCGCGCACGGTCTTGGTGTTATCGAGCTGCGGCTCCTGCGGCAGGTAGCCGACCGTCGCGCCCTCGGCCACCCAGGCCTCGCCGGAATATTCCTTGTCGGTGCCGGCCATGATGCGCAGCAGGGTCGACTTGCCGGCGCCGTTGGGGCCGAGCACGCCGATCTTCGCGTCCGGGTAGAAGGACAGGTGCACGTTGTCGAGCACCTTCTTTGCACCGTAGGCC encodes:
- a CDS encoding MipA/OmpV family protein; translated protein: MPLKPCAVRSLSFAACAAALLPTAAPAQEVVAVDKAKDWVVTITGNGAWGSSYWGAKSKDWTGFPSIALRQADQPAEFEAPDDGFSFALFGNPGLKVGVVGRYMAGRYNSEDDLQGTASIPWGLNVGGFVEYWPMPMIRTRFDVLHGVKGNYGWSSNIEADYVQPWNKFTFSLGPRLVLGDDTTTDTYFGVNERAAFVNPKLTAYDPSGGITSVGALAAVNYEFDDNWSTAGYVRYDRLVGSAADSPIVKNIGSPNQVVVGMSVSYTFGLDLHRAN
- a CDS encoding HdeD family acid-resistance protein, translating into MPLGGPSLFGDQNAFRRKLEALRAKWGWFVAAGALMVLFGVIALGNLLAATVAVVFMTGIMLLIGGAVQIAQSFGARGWGKVLYWFASGLIYAIAGIIALARPMVAADVFTLMFGITVIIVGGFRIIAALDAKGAAGWLWVLAGGIVTTLFGLLITAQWPQNTDWLIGLVLAVDLLSQGFTWIFFGLAIRKR
- a CDS encoding MOSC domain-containing protein, with the protein product MSDQPMLPIEAGTAPEPDIVVVPGRRLRARLVATFATAEPGDFRTVAAERLDLIHGGIAGDRHHGFTRHSGGREPWFPRGTEIANDRQLSILSLEDLAEIATRLDVPEVRPEWIGANLVVEGIARFSFLPKGTRLFFEDGAVVALAGQNAPCKIAGRAIAAEVPDRPDLELGFPKAAKRLRGVIGWVERPGPVFPGQAVSVHVPEQWIYPA
- the tam gene encoding trans-aconitate 2-methyltransferase, coding for MKDWSAGQYLKFEDERTRPSAELLARVPVEAPREVVDIGCGPGNSTELLVARYPAARVTGFDISPAMLEAARKRLPGHDFFQASASEWQPGPQTDVLFANAVFQWLPDHPAVMARLFEALPSGAAIAVQMPDNIAEPSHVLMKQTAEDGPWASVLASVSQRRPLPEPGFYYDLLRPHAADIDIWHTAYNHVMDDAAAIVEWVKATGLKPFVDPLDDDLRAGFLEAYRARIERAYPARVDGKRLLRFPRLFIVARRA
- the ettA gene encoding energy-dependent translational throttle protein EttA, with amino-acid sequence MARQFIYHMHGLSKAYGAKKVLDNVHLSFYPDAKIGVLGPNGAGKSTLLRIMAGTDKEYSGEAWVAEGATVGYLPQEPQLDNTKTVRENVMLGVAAKTAILERYNELAMNYSEETADEMARLQDEIDSQNLWDLDSQVDQAMDALRCPPGEAEVGPLSGGERRRVALCKLLLEQPDLLLLDEPTNHLDAESVHWLENHLREYPGAILIITHDRYFLDNVTGWILEIDRGRGIPYEGNYSVYLEKKAKRMEQEGREEASRQRAINREREWMQQSPKARQTKSKARIQAYDELVARNEARVPGQAQIVIPPGERLGDTVLEVDGLNKAYGDRLLIENLSFKLPPGGIVGVIGPNGAGKSTLFRMITGQEKPDSGSIRLGETVHLGYVDQSRDTLNPNKNVWEEISGGAEVIQLGKREINSRAYVGAFNFKGSDQQQKVGALSGGQRNRVHLAKMLKSGANVLLLDEPTNDLDTETLAALEDALEDFAGCAVVISHDRMFLDRLATHILSFEGDSHVEWFEGNFQDYEEDKKRRLGPDAIIPRRIKYKRLTR